From Montipora foliosa isolate CH-2021 chromosome 6, ASM3666993v2, whole genome shotgun sequence, a single genomic window includes:
- the LOC138005370 gene encoding uncharacterized protein → MVTVQVGGVNLRMLIDSGASSNIIDEGTWEQLKVKGVECESQVATRDKKLYPYASSQPLPVKGSFKCTVSVCDRSTKAEVLVIKGRGMSLLGKITATELGVLKVGINIAMVTSKADNLKQQ, encoded by the coding sequence ATGGTCACCGTACAAGTAGGAGGAGTAAACCTTAGGATGTTAATAGACTCTGGGGCGAGCAGCAACATTATTGACGAGGGGACGTGGGAACAGCTTAAGGTGAAGGGAGTGGAATGTGAATCACAAGTGGCTACCCGAGACAAGAAGCTATACCCATATGCGTCTAGTCAGCCACTGCCAGTTAAGGGTAGTTTTAAGTGCACAGTGAGTGTTTGTGATAGATCCACCAAAGCTGAAGTCTTGGTGATTAAAGGTAGAGGGATGTCACTGCTTGGAAAGATCACAGCCACAGAACTGGGGGTGTTAAAAGTTGGCATTAACATTGCTATGGTAACAAGTAAAGCTGACAATTTAAAACAGCAGTAG
- the LOC138005369 gene encoding uncharacterized protein codes for MLLHLAGPDVQEIFTTLTETGDATNYGSAVEALNAYFVPQVNSAFARLTFHRITQNPGETVQQFATRLRQAAKDCDFGTDTDNQIRDAVLNKCTSIYIKRKLLEEGQGLTLTRTLEVAAKREKIETQLAALSEKGVESEHINRINERSNNPSTSMQGRFQGRDKTCYRCGLLGHFGRDPQCPAKGKTCRKCHGKDHFENVYKTKSYARQVGVGGGPDDNDPGPQ; via the coding sequence ATGTTACTCCACCTGGCTGGGCCTGATGTGCAGGAGATATTCACCACCTTAACTGAAACCGGGGATGCTACAAATTACGGCAGTGCTGTTGAAGCTCTCAACGCCTATTTTGTGCCACAGGTAAATTCAGCATTTGCCCGCCTGACCTTTCATCGGATCACACAAAACCCAGGTGAGACAGTTCAGCAATTTGCTACTCGCTTAAGACAAGCAGCTAAAGATTGTGATTTTGGCACTGATACCGACAACCAGATAAGAGATGCAGTTTTGAATAAGTGCACTTCCATTTACATCAAACGAAAATTGCTTGAAGAAGGCCAAGGACTGACCTTAACACGCACCCTAGAGGTTGCCGCAAAACGCGAAAAGATAGAAACCCAACTGGCTGCCCTTTCAGAAAAGGGGGTAGAATCAGAACATATCAATAGAATCAATGAGAGAAGTAACAATCCGAGTACTAGCATGCAAGGCCGATTCCAAGGGAGAGATAAGACATGTTATAGATGTGGTTTATTGGGACATTTCGGTCGTGATCCCCAGTGCCCAGCAAAGGGCAAAACATGCAGGAAATGTCACGGGAAAGatcattttgaaaacgtttacAAGACAAAGTCATATGCTCGCCAggttggggtgggggggggacCCGATGACAATGACCCTGGGCCCCAGTAG